The Flavobacteriales bacterium genome includes a region encoding these proteins:
- a CDS encoding short-chain fatty acid transporter: MKFTQTYLKLVKKYLPSPMVIAIFLTVFTAVLALFFGQIPADKNPATFIANAWQKGFWELLEFTMQMVLMLILGHSIALSPVIEKFINRIVSYCKSNAHAAILVTLFSVLMGYFNWGLGLVFGAILARKVGEYAHEKHIKINYPLIAACGYTALMVWHGGLSGSAPLTVNKAGHSLENQMDIVPLTETIFSASNMVVFMLCVLVLPIFAWWLSKGKFSDIYPKTKYNNQFDATALQGAEKLDRSEFLAVVFGGIFLIVWFLQLFEAQFSINFLSLNNVNFLLFSLAILSHRSLAGFLHSIETAILGSTGIIIQFPLYAGIMGLMKYSGLLESVSQAFVHISSAKTFPFFAYLSSAIVNILVPSGGGQWQVQGPILIEAAQKLGVSNAKTVMALAYGDQLTNMLQPFWALPLLGITGLKARDILPYSVLFMLVGALIFLSALYLF, from the coding sequence ATGAAGTTTACCCAAACATACCTAAAATTAGTAAAAAAATACTTGCCTTCGCCCATGGTGATTGCTATTTTTTTAACGGTTTTCACGGCAGTTTTGGCACTTTTTTTCGGACAAATTCCGGCAGATAAAAATCCGGCAACATTCATTGCAAACGCTTGGCAAAAAGGTTTTTGGGAATTGTTGGAGTTTACCATGCAAATGGTGCTTATGCTCATTTTAGGGCATAGCATTGCGTTGAGTCCGGTTATTGAAAAGTTCATAAATCGTATTGTAAGTTATTGTAAATCAAATGCTCATGCAGCCATTTTGGTTACACTTTTTTCTGTATTAATGGGCTATTTCAATTGGGGCTTGGGTTTGGTTTTTGGGGCTATTTTGGCTCGAAAAGTGGGCGAATATGCCCACGAAAAACACATTAAAATAAACTATCCACTCATTGCGGCTTGTGGCTACACAGCCCTGATGGTGTGGCACGGCGGGCTTTCAGGCTCTGCACCGCTTACCGTAAACAAAGCAGGACATAGTTTGGAAAATCAAATGGACATTGTACCGCTTACCGAAACCATTTTTTCCGCTTCCAACATGGTGGTTTTTATGCTTTGTGTTCTGGTTCTTCCAATTTTTGCGTGGTGGTTGTCAAAAGGAAAATTTTCCGACATCTACCCAAAAACAAAATACAACAACCAATTTGATGCAACCGCCCTGCAAGGTGCCGAAAAATTAGACCGTTCTGAATTTTTGGCCGTAGTTTTTGGCGGTATTTTTCTCATTGTGTGGTTTTTACAACTTTTTGAAGCCCAATTTTCTATCAATTTTTTAAGCCTAAACAACGTTAATTTTTTGCTGTTTTCATTGGCCATTTTAAGTCATCGGTCGCTGGCTGGGTTTTTACATTCCATCGAAACGGCCATATTGGGTAGCACAGGCATTATTATTCAATTTCCACTCTATGCAGGCATTATGGGTTTAATGAAATACTCCGGACTGTTAGAGTCTGTTTCTCAGGCATTTGTGCATATCAGTTCGGCTAAAACATTTCCATTTTTTGCTTATTTGAGCAGTGCAATTGTTAATATTTTGGTGCCAAGTGGCGGCGGTCAATGGCAAGTGCAAGGCCCCATTTTGATTGAAGCCGCACAAAAATTGGGTGTTTCCAATGCCAAAACGGTTATGGCTTTGGCTTACGGCGACCAGCTAACCAATATGCTGCAACCCTTTTGGGCATTGCCTTTGCTGGGAATTACAGGTCTTAAGGCCCGCGATATTTTGCCCTATTCAGTTTTGTTTATGCTGGTGGGGGCTCTCATTTTTTTATCTGCTCTTTATTTGTTTTGA
- a CDS encoding tRNA-(ms[2]io[6]A)-hydroxylase, whose amino-acid sequence MLGLKLATDPRWVNIAEKTIEEILIDHAFCEQKAATTGISLIVRFSNYPEIVDAVSPVVAEEWGHFRKVLKELKNRGYDLGKPRKDDYVIELQKFVKKGGSIENNIIEALLVCAMIEARSCERFRLLSLHVSDEKLKEFYHEFMVSEAGHYRLFIDLAEKYGDKEYVKKRWNEFLDYEADLMKRLEYRGDRVH is encoded by the coding sequence ATGTTAGGTTTAAAACTTGCCACCGACCCTCGTTGGGTAAACATCGCCGAAAAAACCATTGAAGAAATATTGATAGACCATGCTTTTTGCGAGCAAAAGGCTGCAACAACGGGCATTTCACTTATTGTCCGGTTTTCTAATTATCCCGAAATTGTTGATGCAGTTTCGCCAGTAGTGGCCGAAGAATGGGGGCATTTTAGAAAAGTGCTAAAAGAGCTTAAAAACAGAGGTTACGACCTTGGGAAACCCCGAAAGGATGACTATGTGATTGAGCTGCAAAAATTTGTAAAAAAAGGTGGGAGTATCGAAAACAACATCATTGAGGCCTTGCTGGTTTGTGCCATGATTGAGGCACGAAGTTGCGAGCGTTTTCGGCTGCTTTCGCTCCATGTTTCCGACGAAAAACTAAAAGAATTTTACCATGAATTTATGGTTTCGGAGGCCGGCCACTATCGCTTGTTTATTGATTTGGCCGAAAAATATGGCGATAAGGAATACGTAAAAAAGCGTTGGAACGAATTTCTGGATTACGAAGCTGATTTAATGAAACGTTTGGAATATAGAGGAGATAGAGTGCATTAA
- a CDS encoding glycosyltransferase family 39 protein — protein sequence MDNLTTRQLHLLFSLLGVFFFIPFLGSVHLFDWDEINFAESAREMLVSGNFGQVQVNFEPFWEKPPLFIWLQAACMKLFGISEFSARLPNALVGIATLNVLVFYGKKFANQTLALLWPLVYLASITPQFYFHTGIIDPLFNLFIFLGLMQIYQTFNQYHLKHWLLAGLFLGLAILTKGPVAGLVTLLVLMVLFVKNKFKPWMKLSHFLLYGITALAVSAVWFLPETLKNGFGFLSNFLVYQIDLMQNPVASHGQPWFYHPVVLLIGCFPASVLGLRLVFKKTELSFESLMRILFWVVLILFSLVTTKIVHYSSLCYLPLTFLAAKRLSTLKEKPLVHYEKFFIWLVSVLWVIIFLAVPIIGLNRLWLAEKVNSTFIKELLSVASTWGISQLLVGLLSMAVLAFWLYAVIWKQSLIKQSLFILSAYLVLFMITIIPNIERHTQGSIIEFYKSMEQEDCYIETYKFKSYAQYFYTKVKPLVSSDNLYLKREEWLSKLDAKTRLDLNENGRGIYQNEHVNWFLYQNTDKPVYLICMPHKAFELDENPQFEPVGNYGGYRVYKKESRP from the coding sequence ATGGATAATCTGACTACCCGACAATTGCACCTACTTTTTAGCCTGCTCGGGGTGTTTTTTTTTATTCCGTTTTTGGGCAGCGTGCATCTGTTTGATTGGGATGAAATAAACTTTGCCGAATCGGCCAGAGAGATGTTGGTAAGCGGAAATTTTGGCCAAGTGCAGGTAAATTTTGAACCTTTTTGGGAGAAACCACCGTTGTTTATATGGCTGCAAGCTGCCTGTATGAAATTGTTTGGCATTTCGGAGTTTTCGGCTCGGCTGCCCAACGCTTTGGTAGGCATTGCCACCCTCAACGTGTTGGTGTTTTACGGAAAAAAGTTTGCCAATCAAACGCTGGCCTTGCTGTGGCCGTTGGTTTACCTGGCATCCATCACTCCCCAATTTTATTTTCATACAGGCATTATCGATCCGTTGTTTAACCTATTCATTTTCTTGGGGTTAATGCAAATTTATCAGACGTTTAATCAATATCACCTCAAACATTGGCTGCTTGCCGGATTGTTTCTTGGTTTGGCCATTTTAACCAAAGGCCCTGTGGCCGGGCTTGTTACGTTGCTGGTTTTGATGGTGTTGTTCGTAAAAAACAAATTCAAACCCTGGATGAAATTAAGTCATTTTTTACTCTACGGAATCACTGCTTTGGCGGTATCTGCCGTTTGGTTTTTGCCCGAAACGCTCAAAAATGGTTTCGGTTTTTTATCCAACTTTTTGGTTTATCAAATTGATTTGATGCAAAATCCGGTGGCCTCGCACGGGCAGCCCTGGTTTTATCATCCTGTGGTGTTGCTAATAGGGTGCTTTCCTGCATCGGTGTTGGGTTTGCGGTTAGTATTTAAAAAAACCGAATTGAGTTTTGAAAGCCTGATGCGAATCCTTTTTTGGGTGGTGTTAATTCTTTTCTCATTGGTTACCACCAAAATTGTACACTATTCATCCTTGTGTTATTTGCCGCTTACTTTTTTGGCAGCCAAACGACTTTCAACCCTAAAAGAAAAGCCATTAGTGCACTACGAAAAATTCTTTATTTGGTTGGTTTCGGTTTTATGGGTAATCATTTTTCTTGCCGTGCCCATAATCGGTTTAAACCGATTGTGGCTGGCCGAAAAAGTAAATTCTACTTTTATTAAGGAGCTCTTGAGTGTTGCCTCAACCTGGGGCATTTCGCAGTTATTGGTCGGATTATTGTCAATGGCCGTGCTGGCATTTTGGCTGTATGCGGTCATTTGGAAACAATCGCTAATCAAACAATCGTTGTTCATTTTGTCGGCTTATTTGGTTTTGTTTATGATAACAATTATACCAAACATAGAGCGACATACGCAGGGTTCCATCATCGAGTTTTATAAAAGCATGGAGCAGGAGGATTGTTATATAGAAACCTACAAATTCAAGAGCTACGCTCAGTATTTTTACACCAAAGTGAAACCGCTTGTGAGCTCGGATAACTTGTATCTAAAGAGAGAAGAATGGTTGTCGAAATTAGATGCTAAAACACGATTGGATTTAAACGAAAACGGGCGGGGCATCTATCAAAACGAACATGTAAATTGGTTTTTGTACCAAAATACTGACAAACCAGTTTACCTGATTTGTATGCCTCACAAAGCCTTTGAATTGGATGAAAACCCTCAATTTGAACCTGTGGGTAATTATGGCGGCTACCGCGTATATAAAAAAGAATCGAGGCCTTAA